A DNA window from Streptomyces parvus contains the following coding sequences:
- a CDS encoding glutathione S-transferase family protein, which yields MNDTTTDATGDDGAGSGGNDSYGHKPFKRSKSHFPDRITADGRDGRPVEPGRYRLVVSRACPWASRALVSRRLLGLEDALSLAVADPIQDDRSWRFTLDPDGKDPVLGIHHLSEAYDARERDYPGGVSVPAIVDVPSGQLVTNDYQRITLDLATEWTALHRPGAPDLYPAPLRAEIDEVVEGIYRDINNGVYKCGFASSQREYEEAYAALFARLDQVSARLADRRYLVGDTITEADIRLFTTLVRFDPVYHGHFKCNRNKLTEDPVLWAYARDLYQTPGFGDTVDFDHIKRHYYQVHTGINPTGIVPAGPDLSGWTTPHHREQLGGRPFGDGTPPGPVPEGERVTPPASR from the coding sequence ATGAACGACACGACCACGGACGCCACCGGAGACGACGGCGCCGGGAGCGGCGGCAACGACTCCTACGGCCACAAGCCGTTCAAGCGGTCCAAGAGCCACTTCCCCGACCGGATCACCGCGGACGGCCGCGACGGCCGGCCCGTCGAACCCGGCCGCTACCGGCTCGTCGTCAGCCGGGCCTGTCCGTGGGCGAGCCGGGCCCTGGTCTCCCGGAGGCTCCTCGGCCTGGAGGACGCTCTCTCCCTCGCCGTCGCCGACCCGATCCAGGACGACCGCAGCTGGCGCTTCACCCTCGACCCGGACGGCAAGGACCCCGTCCTCGGCATCCACCACCTCAGCGAGGCCTACGACGCCCGGGAGCGCGACTACCCCGGCGGTGTCAGCGTGCCCGCGATCGTGGACGTACCGAGCGGGCAGCTCGTCACCAACGACTACCAGCGGATCACCCTCGACCTCGCCACCGAGTGGACCGCGCTGCACCGGCCCGGCGCCCCCGACCTCTACCCCGCACCGCTGCGCGCGGAGATCGACGAGGTGGTGGAGGGCATCTACCGGGACATCAACAACGGCGTCTACAAGTGCGGGTTCGCCAGCTCGCAGCGGGAGTACGAGGAGGCGTACGCCGCCCTCTTCGCCCGCCTGGACCAGGTCTCCGCCCGGCTCGCCGACCGCCGCTACCTGGTCGGCGACACCATCACCGAGGCCGACATCCGCCTCTTCACCACCCTGGTCCGTTTCGACCCCGTCTACCACGGCCACTTCAAGTGCAACCGGAACAAGCTGACCGAGGACCCCGTCCTGTGGGCGTACGCCCGCGACCTCTACCAGACGCCCGGATTCGGCGACACGGTCGACTTCGACCACATCAAGCGGCACTACTACCAGGTGCACACGGGCATCAACCCGACCGGCATCGTCCCCGCCGGACCCGACCTCTCCGGCTGGACGACCCCGCACCACCGCGAACAGCTCGGCGGCCGCCCCTTCGGCGACGGCACGCCCCCGGGCCCGGTACCGGAGGGCGAACGGGTCACCCCGCCCGCTTCCCGTTGA
- a CDS encoding DMT family transporter: protein MISVLFAVLTALSNGCASVLQRRAAMEVPDSEAMRLSLMTRLMRQKVWLAGIGLVIVAAVCQAIALATGPIAVVQPIFVIELPLTLLVAGLVMRVRADAAVWSGVSAVTAGLALGMAAAAPVEGSDTVEGVAWIPALLVTGVFEAGLIVAALRTRGNLRAALLGLAAACGYALTAALMKDAMANLDVGGVVALLASWQLYATAAAGVGALFLLQNALQAGSLVAVQPMLTLGDALISILYGVTLFDEELRTGWWLLPELVALALIATGCVRLARTPLARGTLAPPPAAPR from the coding sequence GTGATCAGTGTTCTGTTCGCCGTCCTGACCGCCCTCAGCAACGGTTGCGCCTCGGTGCTCCAGCGCCGGGCGGCGATGGAGGTGCCCGACAGCGAGGCGATGCGGCTGTCGCTGATGACCCGTCTGATGCGGCAGAAGGTGTGGCTGGCGGGGATCGGGCTGGTGATCGTGGCGGCGGTCTGCCAGGCGATCGCGCTGGCCACCGGGCCGATCGCGGTGGTCCAGCCGATCTTCGTGATCGAGCTGCCGCTGACCCTGCTGGTCGCCGGTCTGGTGATGCGGGTGCGGGCGGACGCGGCCGTCTGGTCCGGGGTCTCGGCGGTCACGGCGGGCCTGGCGCTCGGTATGGCGGCGGCGGCCCCGGTCGAGGGCAGCGACACGGTGGAGGGCGTCGCCTGGATTCCGGCGCTGCTGGTGACCGGGGTGTTCGAGGCGGGGCTGATCGTCGCCGCGCTCCGCACCCGGGGCAACCTCCGGGCGGCGCTGCTGGGCCTGGCCGCCGCGTGCGGGTACGCGCTGACGGCCGCGCTGATGAAGGACGCGATGGCGAACCTGGACGTCGGCGGGGTGGTCGCGCTGCTGGCGTCCTGGCAGCTGTACGCCACGGCGGCGGCCGGGGTGGGTGCGCTCTTCCTGCTCCAGAACGCCCTGCAGGCGGGCAGTCTGGTGGCCGTGCAGCCGATGCTGACGCTGGGGGACGCGCTGATCAGCATCCTGTACGGGGTGACGCTGTTCGACGAGGAGCTGCGGACCGGGTGGTGGCTGCTGCCCGAGCTGGTCGCGCTGGCCCTGATCGCCACGGGCTGCGTGCGCCTGGCCCGTACGCCGCTGGCCAGGGGCACGCTCGCGCCACCACCGGCCGCCCCTCGCTGA
- a CDS encoding winged helix DNA-binding domain-containing protein — protein sequence MAAKTHRPAAPPAVLSTRALNRATLDRQLLLRRSPMSAKDAVAHLVGLQAQNTKPPYFQLYARLADFDPEELSALMESREAVRTVSLRSTLHTHTADDALTLGPLVRAPRDRELRSFRRGLQGVDLDRLAAVTEEFVAERPRTLGELREELLTHWPDAEPLALSVAARCLLPLVQVTPRGLWGRSGQVALTTVEHWLGRSAEPAPTPTLDATVLRYLGAFGPASVMDFQSWAGLTRTKEVFERLRPGLLAFRDERGVELFDLPDAPRPAPDTPAPPRFLPEFDNVLLGHADRTRVIPEGNQGRNGKGNQTYGSVLVDGFLDALWRVDHEGGTAILTVQPLRKPTRAERTEITEEAGRMLTVMTDATDHDVRFGTFLDFGD from the coding sequence ATGGCCGCGAAGACGCACCGCCCCGCCGCACCGCCCGCCGTTCTCTCCACCCGGGCGCTGAACCGGGCGACCCTGGACCGGCAGCTCCTGCTGCGCCGGTCACCGATGTCCGCGAAGGACGCGGTCGCCCATCTCGTCGGGCTCCAGGCCCAGAACACCAAGCCCCCGTACTTCCAGCTGTACGCCCGGCTCGCGGACTTCGACCCGGAGGAGCTGTCCGCCCTGATGGAGTCCCGGGAGGCCGTCCGGACCGTCTCCCTGCGCTCCACCCTCCACACCCATACGGCGGACGACGCGCTCACCCTGGGCCCGCTGGTGCGGGCGCCGCGCGACCGGGAGCTGAGGAGCTTCCGGCGCGGGCTGCAAGGGGTGGACCTGGACCGGCTGGCGGCGGTGACCGAGGAGTTCGTCGCGGAGCGTCCGCGCACGCTGGGGGAACTGCGCGAGGAACTGCTCACCCACTGGCCGGACGCGGAACCCCTCGCGCTCTCCGTCGCCGCCCGCTGTCTGCTGCCCCTGGTCCAGGTCACCCCGCGCGGACTGTGGGGCCGCAGCGGACAGGTGGCCCTGACCACCGTCGAGCACTGGCTCGGCCGGTCCGCCGAACCCGCGCCGACGCCCACGCTCGACGCCACCGTGCTGCGCTACCTGGGCGCGTTCGGCCCCGCATCGGTGATGGACTTCCAGTCGTGGGCGGGCCTGACCCGCACCAAGGAGGTCTTCGAACGGCTGCGGCCCGGGCTGCTCGCCTTCCGCGACGAGCGGGGCGTCGAGCTGTTCGACCTCCCGGACGCCCCGCGCCCCGCCCCGGACACCCCGGCCCCACCGCGCTTCCTGCCCGAGTTCGACAACGTCCTGCTCGGCCACGCCGACCGCACCCGCGTCATCCCCGAGGGCAACCAGGGGCGCAACGGGAAGGGCAACCAGACGTACGGGAGTGTCCTCGTCGACGGATTCCTCGACGCCCTCTGGCGCGTCGACCACGAGGGCGGCACCGCGATCCTGACCGTGCAGCCGCTGCGGAAACCGACCCGCGCGGAGCGTACGGAGATCACCGAGGAGGCGGGGCGGATGCTGACGGTGATGACGGACGCGACGGACCACGACGTCCGGTTCGGCACGTTCCTGGACTTCGGGGACTGA
- a CDS encoding response regulator transcription factor — translation MPEAVDAVEMQAALLRLRRTSGLPVVFGGLLSDARHARIAELNGAQTSALRGLVISAGSGLGGKAIALSRPCAVTDYASSRHISHEYDAAVAAEGLRSVVAVPVVVRRAVRGVLYGALRTPVTLGDRTFDAVVAAARDVEQSLAVRDSARQLLAAGRERVSGSDAVPWAWEDVREAHRDLRALVPRVVDPALRDELLEVCGRLASASGVKAPAARQVRLAPREVDVVACVAAGATNAAAAERLGLRPETVKGYLRSAMRKLGAHTRLEAVVAARRAGLLP, via the coding sequence GTGCCGGAAGCGGTCGATGCGGTGGAGATGCAGGCAGCGCTGCTGAGGCTGCGCCGCACGAGCGGACTCCCCGTGGTGTTCGGCGGACTGCTGTCGGACGCGCGCCACGCACGGATCGCCGAGCTGAACGGGGCGCAGACCAGCGCCCTGCGGGGTCTCGTCATCTCCGCCGGGAGCGGCCTCGGCGGCAAGGCCATCGCCCTGTCCCGGCCCTGCGCGGTGACGGACTACGCCTCCTCCCGCCACATCAGCCATGAGTACGACGCGGCGGTGGCGGCGGAGGGCTTGCGTTCGGTCGTCGCGGTCCCCGTGGTCGTGCGGCGTGCGGTGCGGGGCGTGCTGTACGGGGCTCTGCGTACGCCGGTCACGCTCGGCGACCGGACCTTCGACGCGGTGGTGGCGGCGGCCCGTGATGTGGAGCAGTCCCTGGCGGTACGGGACTCGGCGCGGCAGTTGCTGGCGGCGGGCCGGGAGCGGGTGAGCGGTTCGGACGCGGTGCCGTGGGCGTGGGAGGACGTACGCGAGGCCCACCGCGACCTGCGCGCCCTGGTCCCGAGGGTTGTCGACCCGGCCCTGCGCGACGAGCTGCTGGAGGTCTGCGGGCGGCTCGCCTCGGCGTCGGGGGTCAAGGCGCCCGCGGCCCGGCAGGTCCGCCTCGCCCCGCGCGAGGTGGACGTGGTGGCGTGTGTGGCGGCGGGCGCGACGAACGCGGCGGCGGCCGAGCGGCTGGGGCTGCGGCCCGAGACGGTGAAGGGGTATCTGCGGTCCGCGATGCGGAAGCTGGGGGCGCACACCCGGCTGGAGGCGGTGGTGGCGGCCCGCCGGGCGGGGCTGCTGCCCTGA
- a CDS encoding AMP-binding protein — MSATSATETFRAARDFLLEHREDYERAYAGFRWPRADHFNWALDWFDVIAENNDRTALHIVEEDGRRTEVSFAAMSERSARAANWLKAQGVREGDRILVMLGNQVELWETALAAMKLRAVVIPATPLLGPADLRDRVERGRVRHVLVRDADTAKFDEVPGRYTRIAVGEEVAGWLPYAEAAEAPAAFTPGRETDADEPLMLYFTSGTTASPKLVEHTHVSYPVGHLATMYWIGLKPGDVHLNISSPGWAKHAWSNLFAPWTAEATVFIFNYTRFDAGRLMAEMDRSGITSFCAPPTVWRMLIQADLSRLATPPREVVAAGEPLNPEVIETVRREWGVTIRDGFGQTETAVQVANTPGQPLKTGSMGRPSPGFTVELLDPVTGQPGAAEGEIALDLFDRPVGLMTGYHGDPDRTAEAMAGGYYRTGDIGARDEDGYITYVGRADDVFKASDYKISPFELESALLEHEAVAEAAVVPAPDPLRLAVPKAYVVLAEGWEPGPDTARILFEHSRAVLAPYKRIRRLEFAELPKTVSGKIRRIELRERTALGTGAEFDEGDLK; from the coding sequence ATGTCGGCAACCAGCGCGACCGAGACGTTCCGGGCCGCCCGGGACTTCCTGCTGGAGCACCGCGAGGACTACGAGCGGGCGTACGCCGGCTTCCGCTGGCCGAGGGCGGACCACTTCAACTGGGCGCTGGACTGGTTCGACGTCATCGCCGAGAACAACGACCGCACCGCCCTGCACATCGTGGAGGAGGACGGCCGGCGCACCGAGGTGTCCTTCGCCGCGATGTCCGAACGCTCCGCCCGGGCCGCCAACTGGCTGAAGGCGCAGGGCGTACGGGAGGGCGACCGCATCCTCGTGATGCTCGGCAACCAGGTCGAGCTGTGGGAGACCGCGCTCGCCGCGATGAAGCTGCGCGCCGTCGTCATCCCCGCCACCCCGCTGCTCGGCCCCGCCGACCTGCGTGACCGGGTGGAGCGCGGCCGGGTGCGCCACGTGCTGGTGCGGGACGCGGACACCGCGAAGTTCGACGAGGTCCCCGGCCGCTACACCCGGATCGCGGTCGGCGAGGAGGTGGCGGGCTGGCTGCCGTACGCGGAGGCGGCCGAGGCGCCCGCCGCGTTCACGCCCGGGCGGGAGACGGACGCGGACGAACCGCTGATGCTCTACTTCACCTCGGGCACCACCGCCAGCCCCAAGCTGGTCGAGCACACCCATGTGTCCTATCCCGTGGGCCACTTGGCGACGATGTACTGGATCGGCCTCAAGCCCGGCGACGTACACCTGAACATCTCCTCGCCCGGCTGGGCCAAGCACGCCTGGTCCAACCTCTTCGCCCCGTGGACCGCCGAGGCCACCGTCTTCATCTTCAATTACACCCGCTTCGACGCGGGCCGGCTGATGGCCGAGATGGACCGCTCGGGCATCACCAGTTTCTGTGCTCCGCCCACGGTCTGGCGGATGCTCATCCAGGCGGACCTGAGCCGGTTGGCCACCCCGCCGCGCGAGGTCGTCGCGGCCGGGGAGCCGCTGAACCCGGAGGTCATCGAGACGGTCCGGCGGGAGTGGGGCGTCACCATCCGGGACGGCTTCGGACAGACCGAGACCGCCGTCCAGGTCGCCAACACCCCCGGCCAGCCCCTCAAGACCGGCTCCATGGGCCGCCCGAGCCCCGGCTTCACCGTCGAACTGCTCGATCCGGTGACCGGGCAGCCCGGGGCGGCGGAGGGGGAGATCGCCCTCGACCTCTTCGACCGTCCAGTCGGGCTGATGACCGGCTACCACGGCGACCCCGACCGCACGGCCGAGGCGATGGCCGGCGGCTACTACCGCACCGGGGACATCGGCGCCCGCGACGAGGACGGCTACATCACCTACGTCGGCCGCGCCGACGACGTGTTCAAGGCCTCCGACTACAAGATCTCGCCGTTCGAGCTGGAGAGCGCCCTGCTGGAGCACGAGGCGGTCGCCGAGGCCGCCGTCGTACCCGCCCCCGACCCGCTCCGCCTCGCCGTCCCGAAGGCGTACGTCGTGCTCGCGGAGGGCTGGGAGCCGGGGCCGGACACGGCCAGGATCCTCTTCGAGCACTCCCGGGCGGTCCTCGCCCCGTACAAACGCATCCGCAGGCTGGAGTTCGCGGAGCTGCCCAAGACCGTCTCGGGCAAGATCCGCCGCATCGAACTCCGCGAACGCACCGCCCTGGGCACCGGCGCCGAGTTCGACGAGGGAGACCTGAAATGA
- a CDS encoding AMP-binding protein: MSLLSYAHGVGDTALLGDTIGRNLDRTAAAHGDREALVDVASGRRWTYTEFVADVDELARALMASGVAKGDRVGIWAVNCPEWVLVQYATARIGAVMVTVNPAYRAHEVEFVLKQAGISLLIASLAHRTSDYRALVEEVRGNCPGLRAVHYIGDPSWAELTAAAPATTREQLAAREAELSCDDPINIQYTSGTTGFPKGATLSHHNILNNGYFVGETIAYTEADRVCLPVPFYHCFGMVMGNLACTSHGACIVIPGPSFEPAAVLAAVQQERCTSLYGVPTMFIAELNLPDFAAYDLSSLRTGIMAGSPCPAEVMKRVVAEMHMAEVSICYGMTETSPVSTQTRRDDDLERRTGTVGRVLPHIEVKVVDPVTGVTLPRGSSGELRTRGYSVMLGYWDQPDRTAEVIDAGRWMHTGDLAVMGEDGYVQVVGRIKDMIIRGGENVYPREIEEFLHGHPKIADVQVVGVPDERYGEEILACVIPRDPADPPTLDELTEHCRERLAHYKIPRRLRILETFPMTVSGKVRKIELRETYAD; this comes from the coding sequence ATGAGCCTGCTTTCGTACGCACACGGCGTGGGCGACACCGCCCTGCTCGGCGACACCATCGGCCGCAACCTCGATCGGACGGCCGCCGCGCACGGCGACCGCGAGGCCCTGGTCGACGTGGCCTCGGGCCGGCGCTGGACGTACACGGAGTTCGTCGCGGACGTCGACGAACTGGCCCGGGCCCTGATGGCGTCGGGGGTGGCGAAGGGCGACCGGGTCGGCATCTGGGCGGTCAACTGCCCCGAGTGGGTGCTCGTCCAGTACGCCACGGCCCGGATCGGGGCCGTCATGGTCACCGTCAACCCGGCCTACCGCGCCCACGAGGTGGAGTTCGTCCTGAAGCAGGCGGGCATCTCCCTGCTGATCGCCTCGCTCGCGCACCGCACCAGCGACTACCGCGCCCTCGTGGAGGAGGTCCGCGGCAACTGCCCCGGCCTGCGGGCCGTCCACTACATCGGCGACCCGTCCTGGGCGGAGCTGACCGCAGCCGCCCCCGCCACCACGCGCGAACAACTGGCCGCCCGTGAGGCGGAGCTGTCCTGCGACGACCCGATCAACATCCAGTACACCTCGGGCACCACCGGCTTCCCCAAGGGAGCGACGCTCTCCCACCACAACATCCTCAACAACGGCTACTTCGTGGGGGAGACGATCGCCTACACCGAGGCGGACCGGGTCTGCCTCCCGGTGCCCTTCTACCACTGCTTCGGCATGGTGATGGGCAACCTCGCCTGCACCTCGCACGGCGCCTGCATCGTCATCCCCGGTCCTTCCTTCGAACCCGCCGCCGTGCTGGCCGCCGTCCAGCAGGAGCGCTGCACCTCGCTGTACGGGGTGCCGACCATGTTCATCGCCGAACTGAACCTGCCGGACTTCGCCGCGTACGACCTCTCCTCGCTGCGCACCGGGATCATGGCCGGTTCCCCGTGCCCGGCCGAGGTGATGAAGCGGGTCGTCGCCGAGATGCACATGGCCGAGGTGTCCATCTGCTACGGGATGACGGAGACGTCACCCGTCTCCACCCAGACCCGCCGCGACGACGACCTGGAGCGCCGCACCGGCACGGTGGGACGCGTGCTGCCGCACATCGAGGTCAAGGTCGTCGACCCGGTCACCGGCGTCACGCTGCCGCGCGGCAGCTCGGGCGAACTGCGCACCCGGGGCTACAGCGTGATGCTCGGCTACTGGGACCAGCCCGACCGCACCGCCGAGGTGATCGACGCCGGGCGGTGGATGCACACGGGCGACCTCGCGGTCATGGGCGAGGACGGCTACGTCCAGGTCGTCGGCCGGATCAAGGACATGATCATCCGCGGCGGCGAGAACGTGTACCCGAGGGAGATCGAGGAGTTCCTGCACGGCCACCCGAAGATCGCCGACGTGCAGGTGGTCGGGGTCCCGGACGAGCGCTACGGCGAGGAGATCCTGGCCTGCGTCATCCCCCGGGACCCGGCCGACCCGCCCACCCTCGATGAGCTCACCGAGCACTGCCGGGAGAGGCTCGCGCACTACAAGATCCCGCGCAGGCTGCGGATCCTGGAGACCTTCCCGATGACGGTCAGCGGCAAGGTCCGCAAGATCGAACTGCGCGAGACGTACGCGGACTGA